One Natronosalvus halobius genomic region harbors:
- a CDS encoding Cdc6/Cdc18 family protein codes for MGLEPFTKDSTIFRDENVLRDSHTPKTLIERDEELTAYQSALRPVVNGAQPKNLFLYGQTGVGKTLATKLVLERLSTDLEPMADVDLHTVFLNCKSLSSSYQVAANLVNEFREPDNQIKTTGYPSGMINQMLWDHLNDLEASHCLIVLDEVDSIGNDDDILYQVPRSNDNGLVDGTQVGVIGISNDFTFRDNLSARVKDSLCDEEILFSPYDANQLRRILEQRAEQAFHDDVLDDNVIPLAAAFAGQSSGSARQALRRLYKAGDIARDQGATLVTEGHIRLADRAVERDKVWEELLRVPSHSKLTLYALLMLEAEGELPAKRSAIYKRYRIAANRIDIDPRTDRTVHDRLSQLTLKGFLDVEEKNKGPKGGSYYQYQFSIRPELVTEALSEDSRVGELFD; via the coding sequence ATGGGGTTGGAACCGTTTACCAAAGACTCGACGATCTTTCGTGACGAGAACGTCCTTCGGGATAGTCACACTCCAAAGACACTGATCGAACGGGATGAGGAGTTGACGGCCTATCAATCCGCCCTTCGTCCCGTGGTAAATGGTGCACAGCCAAAGAACCTCTTTTTGTACGGTCAGACAGGTGTTGGAAAAACGCTGGCGACCAAATTAGTCCTTGAACGGCTCTCTACTGACCTCGAGCCGATGGCCGACGTCGATCTTCACACTGTTTTCCTGAACTGCAAATCGCTCTCCTCGAGTTATCAGGTGGCAGCCAACCTCGTCAACGAGTTTCGCGAGCCTGACAACCAGATCAAGACCACTGGCTACCCATCTGGAATGATCAACCAAATGCTCTGGGACCATTTGAACGACCTCGAGGCCTCTCACTGTCTCATCGTGCTTGACGAAGTTGATTCGATTGGGAACGACGATGACATTCTCTACCAGGTTCCTCGATCGAACGATAACGGTCTTGTCGATGGCACTCAAGTTGGAGTGATCGGCATCTCCAACGATTTTACGTTCCGGGATAACCTCTCCGCCCGAGTCAAAGATTCACTCTGCGATGAGGAGATCCTGTTTTCGCCGTATGACGCAAACCAACTTCGACGGATCCTCGAACAGCGTGCTGAACAGGCGTTTCATGATGATGTCCTCGATGACAATGTGATCCCACTAGCGGCGGCCTTTGCAGGCCAAAGTAGCGGGTCTGCACGGCAAGCCCTTCGTCGGTTATACAAGGCAGGCGACATCGCTCGAGATCAGGGTGCAACTCTCGTCACTGAAGGGCATATTCGTCTCGCTGATCGTGCGGTTGAACGCGATAAAGTATGGGAGGAGTTACTTCGGGTGCCTTCGCATTCGAAGCTCACCCTGTATGCGTTGTTGATGCTTGAAGCCGAGGGGGAACTCCCAGCTAAACGGTCGGCAATCTACAAGCGATATCGTATTGCTGCTAATCGCATTGATATCGATCCGCGGACGGATCGAACGGTACATGACCGGTTATCTCAGCTCACGCTCAAGGGATTCCTTGACGTTGAAGAGAAAAACAAAGGCCCAAAGGGCGGCTCTTACTACCAGTATCAGTTCTCGATTCGGCCCGAACTCGTTACTGAGGCACTCTCTGAAGACTCTCGAGTAGGCGAGTTATTTGATTGA